CACATCATCATACGCAGGTTTACAGCAAAATCCCCAAGCTCTGTCACGTATACTTTAATCCCTCCTCTCTCTCTGAAATCCGGGTCTACAGTATGGAGTACGGACGGGTTCATGAACCCATTTGCGAAGGTTTCAGGTCTCAGGATACTGGGCTTTACGACACTATACTCCAGGGTCTGGGGAGACATAACCTTTGGATGTTTTCTGGCTTCTTCAATCATGATTTCCTTTGCCTTACCGATATCGGAATCATAGCTAATTCCGACCTCTATTGGCCAGATAACTGCAGGGTCTTCTATTGTCCAGTTAATTATTGCTTCATTGCTGATCACTGAGTTGGGAACAATAAGGCGCCTGTTATCCCAGGTTATAATAACTGTATGCCTGAGATTGAGGTCCGTAACTTTTCCGTATTCGTTCATAATAGTCAGTCTGTCTCCAACCCTGAAAGGTTGAAACAGAGCAAGGGCAATACCTGCAATAATATTGCTCAGCGTATTCTGGGCTGCAAAACCGATAACTATTCCGGCAAGCCCTGCACCGGTAAACATGGCTACGGAAAGACTGCGCAGGCTGGGAATGCTGAATATTATAACAACCAGACCTATAAAATAAACTGCTGCAACCGTTATGTGCCTGAACATCCGGAAAGTCGTGGTGTCCATATGCAGCCTGCGGCTTGCTCTTTTAAAGTAACTTTCCATTATGTTGTTTACAGTTCTTGCTACAAGGATAGTTCCCATGCCCACTAAAACAATGAATAACAGCGTACTGAGGTTATCCGAGAACCAGGTGAATGCCTTCCCCAGTATTGCGTCAAAATATGATATGTTTTCTACAAGAGTATCGGGGGTT
The genomic region above belongs to Methanosarcina horonobensis HB-1 = JCM 15518 and contains:
- a CDS encoding mechanosensitive ion channel family protein; the encoded protein is METLETLDNLNTTLDAMETPDTLVENISYFDAILGKAFTWFSDNLSTLLFIVLVGMGTILVARTVNNIMESYFKRASRRLHMDTTTFRMFRHITVAAVYFIGLVVIIFSIPSLRSLSVAMFTGAGLAGIVIGFAAQNTLSNIIAGIALALFQPFRVGDRLTIMNEYGKVTDLNLRHTVIITWDNRRLIVPNSVISNEAIINWTIEDPAVIWPIEVGISYDSDIGKAKEIMIEEARKHPKVMSPQTLEYSVVKPSILRPETFANGFMNPSVLHTVDPDFRERGGIKVYVTELGDFAVNLRMMMWFKDRSDAYSSGCEIREAIKNRFDREGIEIPYPYRTIVYKTDLQKEKAPQKPTSAEEIKVRYSPRGRLTDIDERTEDDETNQ